GGGCGTCGACCCCGAGTCGACCACGGCCCTGCGCCGGCGGCTGCGGGACATCGCGCCGGGCGTCGACGTCACCGCGTACGCCGCCGACGGCATCGCCGAGCTCGCCCAGATCGGCGTCGAGTAGCGGGCGACGGCGATGCTGGGCTGGTTGGCGACGGCGACGGCCATGACGCCGCTGCGCGAGGTCCTGGGGCCCAAGGCCGCGAAGAAGGTCGGGGATTCGATCGGCGCGACGTCGGTCGGCGAATTGCTCTCGCGCCTGCCCCAGCGCTACGCCGCACAGGGGCACAGCCTCAACGTCGATTACGCCCAGGTGGGGGAGTCGATCACGGCGGTCGTGGAGGTGGTGAGCGTCGTCGAATCGGCTCCGGGGGCGACCCGCCGCCCGCTCCGCGTCACGGTCACCGATGGCCGGCGGATCATGCCGATGCCCCTGTTCGGGCAGGGGTGGCTGGTGCACGTGCTGCACCCGGGCACGCGGCTGCTGGTGCTGGGCACGCTCGACGAATACCGCGGGAATCCCCAGATCAAGGGCGCGGACCTGCTGGTCATCGGCGCCGACGGCCAGCCGGGCGCGGCGACGGGCAAGCTGAAGAAGCTCATCGACGGCGCCGACGGCATGGCGGAGCTCCGCGGCCTGCTGGCGCGGCCGTATCTGCCCATCCACCGCGGCCGGAAGGGGCTGTCGGGGATTCTCCTGGCGCTGTACATCCGGCGGGTGCTGCGGTGGCTGCCGCGCCAGGACGAGCCGCTGCCCGAATGGCCGTCGCACCTGCCGACGTTTGACGTGGCGCTGCGCGAGGCGCACTTCCCGGGCGCCGCCGGCCCGCAGGCGGCCATCGACCGCCTCAAATACGACGAGGCCCTGGAGCTGCAGCTCGCCCTCGCCCTGCGCCGCGCGGGCAACGCCGACCGGGTGGCGCCTGAGTGCCCGCCGTCCGCCGACGGCCGCGCGGCCCGGCTCGCCGGGAATCTCCCCTTCGAGCTGACCGGCGGGCAGCGGTCGGTGCTCGCCGACATCTCCGCCGACCTTTCCCGCCCGACGCCGATGAACCGTCTGCTGCAGGGCGAGGTCGGCTCCGGTAAGACCGTCGTCGCGCTGCTGGGCATGCTGCAGGTCCTCGACGAGGGCCGCCAGAGCGTGCTGCTGGCCCCGACGGAGGTCCTGGCCGCGCAGCACGCGCGGACCATCGCGGGGCTTCTCGACGACGCCGGCGTGGACGCGAAGGTGACCTCGCTGACCGGTTCGATGCCCGTGGGGGAGAAGCGGGCGGCGCTGCTGGACATCGTCTCGGGCGAGTCGGGGATCATCGTGGGCACGCACGCGCTGCTGAGCGAGGGCGTGGACTTCTTTGACCTGGGGATGGTGGTCATCGACGAGCAGCACCGCTTCGGCGTCCGCCAGCGCGACCGGCTGCGCGAGCGCGGGCGCGACGGGATGACGCCCCACGTGCTGGTCATGACCGCCACGCCCATCCCGCGCACCCTGGCGATGACGGTGTTCGGCGACCTCGACGTCTCGGAGCTCGCCGAACTGCCCGGGCGGCGCCGGAACGTGCGGACGATCGTCGTTCCGACCGTGGAAAAGCCGAAGTGGGAGGCACGTGCCTGGGAGGTGATCCGCGAGGAGGCCGAAGCGGGGCACCGGGCGTTCGTGGTGTCGCCGCGGATCCTGGGCGAGGGAGAATCCGTGGAGGACAACTTCGACCTGGCCCGGCGCAACCTGCCGGGCGTCGCGGTCGGGTTCCTGCACGGCCGCATGTCGGCGGAGGAGAAGTCCTCGGCGATGGCCGATTTCGCGGCGGGCCGGACGTCGGTGCTGGTGGCGACGACGGTCGTCGAGGTCGGCGTCGACGTGCCCGAGGCGACCGTGATGATGATCCGCCGCGCCGAGAGCTACGGCGTCTCGCAGCTGCACCAGCTGCGCGGGCGCATCGGCCGCGGCGAGCTGCCCGGGCGGTGCTTCCTGTGCACCGAGACGATGCCGGACACGCCGGAGCGGGCGCGGCTCGACGCCATCGCGGCGACGAACGACGGCTTCCGGCTCGCCGAGATCGACGTGCGCACCCGCAAGCACGGCGACGTCCTGGGCGAGAGCCAGTCCGGCCTGACCGCCGGGCTCGGCCTGCTCGACCTCGGCGGCGACGCGCGGATCATCGAGCGCGCGCGGGAGGACGCCGCAAAGCTCGCCGCCGCGGACCCCAAGCACGCGAGGACGCTGACCTACGACATCACCGACGAGGAAGCCGGGTTCCTGGACCGCAGCTGAGCCCCACCGCGCCGCGCCCGTAGACTCGGTGCCATGAGCGAATCGAACGGTGACGACGGCGCCGTGGTCGTGTGCGCCCCCTTCGCGGGAGTGGTGCGGCTGCAGGTCGCCGCGGGCGATGACGTGACCACCGGGCTGCCCGTCGCGGTGGTCGAGGCCGTGAAGCTGGAGGCCCCCGTGCAGGCGCCGTGCCCCGCGACGGTGGCCGAGGTGCTGGTGGAGGACTTCTCCGACGTCTCCGGCGGTGACCCGCTGCTGACCCTGGCGCCGAAGGGCGAGGGGGCCCGATGAGCCGCATCATCGCGGGCGTCGCCCGCGGCCGGAAGCTGGTGACCCCGAAGGGCGACGCGACCCGGCCGACGACGGATCGGGCGCGCGAGGCGATCTTCTCCTCCTGGTCCTCGCGCTTCGGCATCGAGGGCACCACGGTGCTGGACCTGTTCGCGGGGTCGGGCGCGCTGGGCCTGGAGGCGGCGTCGCGCGGTGCCGCGGAGGTCGTGCTGGTCGAGTCGAGCCCGGCGGCGTGCCGCGCGATCCGCGCGAACATCGGCACGGTGGGCCACCCCCGGGTCACCGTCGCCGAAATGAAGGCGTCGACGTACCTGGCCGGTGCGCCGGCGGACCATTTCGACCGCGTCATCGCGGATCCGCCCTATGAGCTGGCGGGGGAGGCGGTCACCGAGATGCTCGAGGCGCTGCGCCCGGCGCTGCGCGACGGCGCCGTGGTCACCGTCGAGCGGCATTCCGCGGACGACGAAACCGTCTGGCCCGACGGATACGGCATCCTGGAGCAGAAGCTCAAGCGCCGCATCCACGGCCTGGCCCGCTTCGACACCGCGATCTACCGACGAGGGGAAGACCAATGACCCATGCCTGCTGCCCCGGTTCGTACGACCCGCTCACCAGCGGCCATCTCGACGTCATCCAGCGCGCCTCGGTGCTTTTCGACGAAGTGACCGTCCTGGTCACCCACAACCCCAACAAGACGGGGATGTTCACCCCGGATGAGCGGATGCGCCTGATCGAGGAGTGCACCGGCCACCTGGACAACGTCCGCGTCGATTCCTGGTCCGAGCTGCTGGTGGACTACACCACCGAGCACGGCATCGCGACGCTGGTCAAGGGCCTGCGCTCGGCGCTGGACTACGAATACGAAGTTCCCATGGCCCAGATGAACCGCCGCATGTCCGGCGTGGACACCATGTTCATCGAGGCGGACCCCAAGTACGGGCACGTCTCGTCGACCCTGATGAAGGAAGTCGTGCGCTACGGCGGCTCCGTCGAGGGGCTCGTGCCGGAACCGGTGCAGGAGGCCCTGCGCGCGCGGCTGACGTAGCCGCATCGCCGACCGCAAAACGCCGTGGCCTGCAATCACGGCATCCCCGCAGGTCGTCGCGTAATCTCGGGGCCATGTACCGCGTCTTTGAATCCCTCGATGAACTTGTCCAGACCGTCGAGGAAGCCTATGGCGTCCCGATGACGGCGAATTGCATGGTGCCGCGCCGCGACGTGCTGGTGCTTCTCGACGAATTGCGCAACGCGTTCCCCGCGGAGCTCGACGACGCCCAGGACGTGCTCGACCAGCGCGACGCGATCATCGGCGAGGCCGAGGCGACCGCGGCCGAGTCGATCGCGGCCGCGGAGGAGGAGGCCCGCCGCATCATGGACGAGGCCGAGGAGCGCTCCCGCCGCATGGTGGAGGACGCGGAGAACCGCGCCCACGCCACCGTCGCCGAGGCCCAGGAAGAGGCCGCCCGCCGGCGCGAGGACGCCGACCGCGAGTACCGCCAGGTCACCGAGCGCGCGGCGACCGAGGCCGAGCGCCTCGTCGCGTCCGGCAACGCCGCCTACGACCGTTCCGTCAAGGACGGCCTGGCGGAGCAGGAGCGGCTGGTCTCCGAGTCGACGGTCGTCCACGAGGCCAACGAGGAGGCGCGCCGGGTCGTCGAATCCGCCTACGCCGACTCGAAGCGGCTTCGCGGGGAGTGCGACGTGTACGTCGACGACAAGCTCGCCGAATTCGAGGCGTCGCTGTCCGAGACG
This genomic stretch from Corynebacterium hansenii harbors:
- a CDS encoding ATP-dependent DNA helicase RecG encodes the protein MLGWLATATAMTPLREVLGPKAAKKVGDSIGATSVGELLSRLPQRYAAQGHSLNVDYAQVGESITAVVEVVSVVESAPGATRRPLRVTVTDGRRIMPMPLFGQGWLVHVLHPGTRLLVLGTLDEYRGNPQIKGADLLVIGADGQPGAATGKLKKLIDGADGMAELRGLLARPYLPIHRGRKGLSGILLALYIRRVLRWLPRQDEPLPEWPSHLPTFDVALREAHFPGAAGPQAAIDRLKYDEALELQLALALRRAGNADRVAPECPPSADGRAARLAGNLPFELTGGQRSVLADISADLSRPTPMNRLLQGEVGSGKTVVALLGMLQVLDEGRQSVLLAPTEVLAAQHARTIAGLLDDAGVDAKVTSLTGSMPVGEKRAALLDIVSGESGIIVGTHALLSEGVDFFDLGMVVIDEQHRFGVRQRDRLRERGRDGMTPHVLVMTATPIPRTLAMTVFGDLDVSELAELPGRRRNVRTIVVPTVEKPKWEARAWEVIREEAEAGHRAFVVSPRILGEGESVEDNFDLARRNLPGVAVGFLHGRMSAEEKSSAMADFAAGRTSVLVATTVVEVGVDVPEATVMMIRRAESYGVSQLHQLRGRIGRGELPGRCFLCTETMPDTPERARLDAIAATNDGFRLAEIDVRTRKHGDVLGESQSGLTAGLGLLDLGGDARIIERAREDAAKLAAADPKHARTLTYDITDEEAGFLDRS
- a CDS encoding biotin/lipoyl-containing protein, which translates into the protein MSESNGDDGAVVVCAPFAGVVRLQVAAGDDVTTGLPVAVVEAVKLEAPVQAPCPATVAEVLVEDFSDVSGGDPLLTLAPKGEGAR
- the rsmD gene encoding 16S rRNA (guanine(966)-N(2))-methyltransferase RsmD is translated as MSRIIAGVARGRKLVTPKGDATRPTTDRAREAIFSSWSSRFGIEGTTVLDLFAGSGALGLEAASRGAAEVVLVESSPAACRAIRANIGTVGHPRVTVAEMKASTYLAGAPADHFDRVIADPPYELAGEAVTEMLEALRPALRDGAVVTVERHSADDETVWPDGYGILEQKLKRRIHGLARFDTAIYRRGEDQ
- the coaD gene encoding pantetheine-phosphate adenylyltransferase, with amino-acid sequence MTHACCPGSYDPLTSGHLDVIQRASVLFDEVTVLVTHNPNKTGMFTPDERMRLIEECTGHLDNVRVDSWSELLVDYTTEHGIATLVKGLRSALDYEYEVPMAQMNRRMSGVDTMFIEADPKYGHVSSTLMKEVVRYGGSVEGLVPEPVQEALRARLT
- a CDS encoding DivIVA domain-containing protein, yielding MYRVFESLDELVQTVEEAYGVPMTANCMVPRRDVLVLLDELRNAFPAELDDAQDVLDQRDAIIGEAEATAAESIAAAEEEARRIMDEAEERSRRMVEDAENRAHATVAEAQEEAARRREDADREYRQVTERAATEAERLVASGNAAYDRSVKDGLAEQERLVSESTVVHEANEEARRVVESAYADSKRLRGECDVYVDDKLAEFEASLSETLRSVGRDRAALRKGAGASGPGAAADREELGSDRPYERGGDYRR